In Engraulis encrasicolus isolate BLACKSEA-1 chromosome 2, IST_EnEncr_1.0, whole genome shotgun sequence, the sequence ATGTTTGATGGAAATCTGAATGATTCTACAGACATGTGATGCAATGTGTTGGAATTTATTTCAACATGCACATTTTTCTTGGATTTTGGAACAAAAGCAAAGTGGTAGACATGTTTATTGAGTTTTAAAAGGGATTTATTTAGTCAAGATTTGTaggttttaaatgtgcttttcatgcaaagatgtatgtgtgtgtgtgtgtgtgtgtgtgtgtgtgtgtgtgtgtgtgtgtgtgtgtgtgtgtgtgtgtgtgtgtgtgtgtgtgtgtgtgtgtgtgtgtgtgtgtgtgtgtacgtgcacatgcgtacatgtgtgtgtgtggttgtatatcAATACATTTCTTTTTACTTAACTCTCCCAGTGACCATGGACGCGAGGGTGTACATCTGTGCTCCAAAGCAATACATGGAGAAGCTGAATGAAATTGGCGAATGGGTAAGCACACATTTACTGAACATGATgtaaagcacaagtggaggacgcaaggtcacatattggaacgtaccATACACTATGAAGTAATATTGTGTGGCATGCAATGgttaactctctttctctctctttctctctctctccctccctcctccaggaCCATGGGCTTTTCATCAAGAGGTTGAATCCCTATGTAACCATAGACACCCTTGAGTCTTACTTTGAGAAGTGGGGGACAGTGATATTCTGTGACGTAAGTACATTTCAGTCCAATATTTgtatttttcctcttttcttaaACAATTTAAATGTTATGTTTATGTTCTATTTTAATTGTCATGCATTTCAAGTACTGTATTTCCATCTTTCTTGGGGGTTACTTGGGGGTTACTTTTCCAGTCAGAGTGggagcctagaaatctagacgcctcttgcgaccgcaaattgaatttgctcccgggggcagctttttgctgtacgggtctggctcgctaggctaacaTACTACTTGACAAATGGAAGTTTGCCGTTTGTTTGATTAGATACAAGTGACGTGATTGGTTATGGGctacgtatatgccaaatgatGCATTCCCAACGCCCAagggcaatcgtaaatcacactATTCccatgagaaattgcataggtagcctgcAGACTTATGAGATAGTGTGGTGTtaactaggccagtgtttctcaaccagggtgccggggcaccctggggtgccgcaggccccccttagggctgccgcggaaacgtggctgagaaataaattatgtcatatagtacatatttgtctaaattaataaaatattgcttagtcagtagggtctttcatctgccatttacgcacaatatagtaaatttaggtcgccccagtaagctgcaaattcgaacgtaggttgtgtgacgtctccaaatgtgttacttttctaagcttttgtggaatcggatgcgatgccatgttgtcGGTTTGGGATGCCTTGAACATTTTCAGGAATGGAAAGGGTGCCtcgcttaaaaaaaggttgagaatcactgaacaAGGCAACAGTGGAGGAGGTTAAATACAGGGCATCGctcacagtccctggaacaatgtggggttaggtgctttactcaagggcacttcagccatggatgtagggagaggtaagggtggggttcgaaccggcaaccctctgaccgtaacccattttagcctgatgactcgtatatgttgtttgacctttgatgCCTGGAGCGGCGTATACGATGCTttaaggctcttgagattttggcatttttaataaaaatgtgggtatgttacagctgaatgaatacattctaatgcaagatgtggGTGGTAgggttttaaatgcaacttatttcatgtttttatgtgtatcagaggctgagatatttaggtttttataggctgagggcatctctcccaacaagggcttaggcattcagcaggtgttttttgcaggtgctttaggcatcaatgggttaagacagtCTCCCTCACCATTAGGCACCAGATTTTATTGGACTGGGTAGGCTACTCAAAGACAACAACTGTTCTTGAGTTTGAGAGTACTGTACCGTTGATTGAAAGGTCTTGACTCTCTCGCCTGTCTGTCCTCTCCCCCTGCAGGTTAAAACGGAGTGTACCTCTGGCTTCCCCAGGGGCCTGGCCTACGTGGGCTTCTGTAGTGAGGAGGAGGCGGATGCGGCCGAGGCGGCCGGACCTCACAAGCTGGCCGGCATGGAGGCAGTCGTCAAGAGGGTCATCAG encodes:
- the LOC134464155 gene encoding heterogeneous nuclear ribonucleoprotein A1-like 3 — protein: MDARVYICAPKQYMEKLNEIGEWDHGLFIKRLNPYVTIDTLESYFEKWGTVIFCDVKTECTSGFPRGLAYVGFCSEEEADAAEAAGPHKLAGMEAVVKRVISPKVRHTVEQKKVKWIVYRSCE